The nucleotide window GGTGCGATGCGCGCGCGATGTGGGACTGCTGTGAATCGTGTGTCTTTTGTGACTAAAGGGGCGAATCGGCGTTACACTCGCGCCCATGTATGCGCGCAGTCGAACCAACCATGCCCTCACCGCCGCAGTGCTCGCGGTGGTCATGGCCTTCACCTCTTTGCTCACTCCCGCGACCGCTCAGGCGCAGACGCTGCCGGGTCTGGTCTCCGGCGTGGATGTCGCCGGGCACCAGCGTCCGGGCGGTGCGCCGATCAACTGGCGTCAGGTCTCTGGGCCAGGTGGTCAGCAGTTCGCGTTTGTGAAGGCGTCCGAGGGCAGCGACTGGAAGAACGACTTCTACGACGAAGACGCCCAAGCAGCAGCCGATGCCGGGATGCAGGTCGGCGCCTACCACTACGCGCGCCCCGCAGGCGATCCGCTCGCACAGGCCCGCTTCTTCGCCTCCGTGATCAACGACGGCCCGGCGACCCAGCTGCCGCCGGTGCTTGACCTCGAGGTCGACGAAGGCCTCGGCCCGCTGCAGCTTGCGGCCTGGACCAGCAGCTTCCTCAAGGAAGTTGAGGCCCAGACGGGCACCAAGCCGATGATCTACACCTACCGCTACTTCTGGTACGAGCACATGAACAACACCGACGCGTTCACGGACTACCCGCTGTGGCTCGCGGCGTACCAGAACCAGCCGCCGCGTCCCGTCGGTGGGTGGGACAAGCTGAGCTTCTGGCAGCGCAGCGACTCGGGCCGCGTCACTGGCATCAACACCCCGGTGGACATGAACTTGTTCAACGGCACCAACTCCCAGCTCGGCCAGTTCGCAGGCGGCAACTACAGCGCTGGCGGCGGGGTGCTGGAGGCGTTCCAGGCGCCGGATTCTGACGAGCTGCGCGTGCTCGAGCAGGACAACACCAAACTCGTGCTGGCCATCCTTGCGCTCGCAGGTGGTGCCGTGGGTCTCAGCCAGCTCACCGAAGCCGCAGACAGCGCGGGCTTCGACGCCACCGACGCAAACAACATCGCCGGCCTCGTGCAGCAGCTGGCCAACGAAGGCGAGCTCCCGCTCGACGATCTGGCCAAAATGGTCGCCGGCGAGTACCAGATCGGTGACCTGCTCATCCTTCTCGATAACGCCGCGAAGTAGAGCAATTCGCTTCTCGACGACTCCCCGGGGCGCTATACCCCGGGGTCTTCTGTTTCCGGATCCAACTGCTCCGGATCGTGGCGAGCAGCCCCCTGCGCAGCCAGCGACCGAGCCCACGCGTCATCCTTGAACTG belongs to Corynebacterium glaucum and includes:
- a CDS encoding glycoside hydrolase family 25 protein → MYARSRTNHALTAAVLAVVMAFTSLLTPATAQAQTLPGLVSGVDVAGHQRPGGAPINWRQVSGPGGQQFAFVKASEGSDWKNDFYDEDAQAAADAGMQVGAYHYARPAGDPLAQARFFASVINDGPATQLPPVLDLEVDEGLGPLQLAAWTSSFLKEVEAQTGTKPMIYTYRYFWYEHMNNTDAFTDYPLWLAAYQNQPPRPVGGWDKLSFWQRSDSGRVTGINTPVDMNLFNGTNSQLGQFAGGNYSAGGGVLEAFQAPDSDELRVLEQDNTKLVLAILALAGGAVGLSQLTEAADSAGFDATDANNIAGLVQQLANEGELPLDDLAKMVAGEYQIGDLLILLDNAAK